In a single window of the Harpia harpyja isolate bHarHar1 chromosome 3, bHarHar1 primary haplotype, whole genome shotgun sequence genome:
- the LOC128139388 gene encoding sterile alpha motif domain-containing protein 1-like, whose product MPPGSAAPLGRRAEEGRPALSPPPPPPFPFPRLPRRQAPPGRGVSAAPGSLRARQGPRGAEAVASARAMARGGGGGGGVLSTRGQARDGDACNLWLNWSASVLFQVELGPCKNERVCGQ is encoded by the exons ATGCCCCCGGGGAGCGCGGCCCCGCTGGGGAGGCGGGCTGAGGAAGGCCGGCCcgccctctctcctcctcctcccccccccttcccctttccgCGGCTCCCCCGTCGCCAGGCCCCTCCCGGGCGCGGGGTTTCGGCGGCCCCGGGCTCCCTCAGAGCCCGTCAGGGGCCTCGGGGCGCTGAGGCGGTGGCATCTGCGC GAGCGatggcaagaggaggaggaggaggaggaggagtgttgTCAACGCGAGGACAAGCGAGGGATGGTGATGCCTGCAACCTATGGCTGAACTGGAG TGCATCTGTGCTTTTTCAGGTCGAGCTGGGGCCTTGCAAGAACGAACGTGTTTGTGGACAATAA